A genome region from Mesorhizobium sp. B2-1-8 includes the following:
- a CDS encoding family 16 glycosylhydrolase gives MNSTRRQFLTLLAASSAMQWVAGHALAESATAGSGNVALDKLPDWSGVKLQLWKYNNPFVPSQWSEPKLGGYDWKAANVKIVDGALQLTVSEKASAEVMSGANSASSSAKWEVDVTLPTMKPGLIAAPLWIFNDKAHEEVDFEIVGTKGMQITVWANVDNKHKTVWVKLIQPGDLSGKRYRLGMQYEAGKRVAFFIDGKEVAVVTPADTPGGAFPNKPMQPYFDLWVAAGATMDPRWAGKWEPMATSERLVMTLHGYKRSNVGQ, from the coding sequence ATGAATTCCACACGCAGACAATTCCTCACGCTTCTGGCGGCCTCCTCCGCCATGCAATGGGTCGCCGGCCATGCATTGGCCGAGAGCGCCACGGCGGGAAGCGGGAATGTTGCCCTCGACAAGCTTCCCGACTGGTCGGGTGTCAAGCTGCAACTTTGGAAATACAACAATCCCTTCGTGCCGTCGCAGTGGAGCGAACCCAAGCTTGGAGGTTACGACTGGAAAGCCGCTAACGTCAAAATCGTCGACGGCGCGCTTCAGCTTACCGTCAGCGAGAAGGCGTCCGCAGAGGTAATGTCTGGCGCCAACTCAGCTTCCTCATCGGCAAAATGGGAAGTGGACGTAACGCTTCCCACGATGAAGCCAGGGCTAATCGCGGCGCCGCTTTGGATTTTCAACGACAAGGCCCATGAGGAAGTCGACTTTGAGATCGTCGGCACCAAGGGGATGCAGATTACTGTCTGGGCGAACGTCGACAACAAGCACAAGACCGTTTGGGTCAAATTGATCCAGCCTGGCGACCTCTCGGGCAAACGATATCGCCTCGGCATGCAATATGAGGCGGGGAAAAGAGTTGCCTTCTTCATCGACGGTAAGGAAGTGGCCGTCGTAACGCCGGCCGACACCCCCGGCGGAGCGTTTCCGAACAAGCCCATGCAGCCGTATTTCGACCTGTGGGTGGCGGCAGGCGCGACCATGGATCCGCGCTGGGCCGGCAAATGGGAGCCAATGGCCACCTCGGAGAGACTGGTCATGACACTCCACGGATACAAGCGCAGTAACGTCGGTCAATGA
- a CDS encoding acyltransferase family protein, with translation MEANPFDQTERALREPVVPGHVGRTPVPDQRIVWVDICRGFGIILVVVAHIFIVSHDPVKQYMAWGIFLFHMPLFFILSGYFYSPSSTSELARKRSQSLLLPYVGFLATLVVLDVIWTYARGQTLAPWQFREIAIHSVLGGQFLDGKFGTFWFVTCLFLTQLAYNFVGARSQSALSPAVLTLVACSCALGYLVMHEFPAARTPWAISCIPIAMVAFWFGHMLAQRPSLGQFSITFLSGAFVICTVAAIAGVHFSFSMKDTNFGPPLLGILLATALSVAVMLTTMKLSNWPPAEWLIPVGRASLVIMFVHQFVHFTLRDLGVSRDLELILAAVIVPFALCLVMDRFWFSRWMFLGKARKPIPGNKLANAA, from the coding sequence TTGGAAGCCAATCCATTCGATCAAACAGAGAGAGCGCTGCGAGAGCCGGTCGTACCCGGACATGTCGGGCGCACGCCTGTACCAGATCAACGCATAGTATGGGTGGATATCTGTCGGGGATTTGGCATCATACTCGTGGTCGTTGCGCACATTTTCATCGTGAGCCACGATCCAGTTAAGCAGTACATGGCCTGGGGCATATTCCTTTTTCATATGCCGCTTTTTTTCATCCTCTCCGGCTATTTCTACTCGCCTTCCTCCACCTCAGAGCTTGCCAGGAAACGGAGCCAGTCCCTCCTTCTTCCCTATGTCGGGTTTCTGGCGACACTCGTTGTTCTCGACGTCATATGGACCTATGCGCGAGGCCAGACACTCGCACCATGGCAGTTCCGCGAAATCGCGATCCATAGCGTACTGGGCGGCCAGTTTCTCGACGGGAAGTTCGGCACTTTCTGGTTCGTGACGTGTCTGTTCCTCACGCAACTGGCATACAACTTCGTCGGCGCGAGGTCGCAATCAGCCCTGTCGCCTGCGGTGCTGACTCTGGTCGCCTGCTCATGCGCCTTAGGCTACCTGGTGATGCACGAGTTCCCGGCGGCAAGAACACCATGGGCAATATCTTGCATTCCAATCGCGATGGTTGCCTTTTGGTTTGGCCACATGCTGGCTCAGAGGCCTTCACTTGGCCAGTTTTCGATCACTTTCCTGTCCGGCGCTTTCGTCATTTGTACCGTGGCGGCAATCGCCGGCGTGCATTTTAGCTTTAGCATGAAGGATACAAATTTCGGCCCGCCTTTGCTTGGCATTCTGCTCGCGACGGCGCTTTCGGTTGCGGTTATGCTGACCACAATGAAGCTGAGCAATTGGCCTCCAGCAGAGTGGCTTATCCCTGTGGGCAGAGCGTCTCTGGTGATCATGTTCGTGCATCAGTTCGTGCATTTCACGTTGCGGGACCTGGGTGTATCGCGGGATTTGGAACTGATCCTGGCGGCTGTGATCGTTCCGTTTGCCCTGTGTCTGGTGATGGACCGGTTCTGGTTTTCGCGCTGGATGTTTTTGGGCAAGGCACGGAAACCGATCCCCGGGAATAAATTGGCAAACGCCGCCTGA
- a CDS encoding lipopolysaccharide biosynthesis protein — METSPFDPPEGSLRKSVGRGAVVTALSQSVRVATQIISVIVLSRLLSPQDFGVVAMCAPVLAFIALFQDFGLTQATIQKSAIRHEEVNYLFWINVAVSAVLACVLAGAAPLVAGFYGEPRVTGLVAAFGLQIMAYGLGAQHLALLTRRMQFDRLALIDVASAIAGLAVSIAWTYIDRSYWALFAGTLTGAVLPTLCYWASSRWRPGRPRNVAGISELMNFGAGVTGFNFANFFARNLDNVLIGKYWGEAQLGLYDRAYKLLLFPLSQITNPLSKVMVPALSRLKDEPDRYRSAFLRVIPLILIVALPGVAFAAAMSDTLIPFVLGEQWRASASIFFALGFAGLLQPLNNPSGWLFVSQGRSGDLMRWGVVTAVTSIIAFLLGLPYGALGVASAYAISEYLRTPFLWLYVGRSGPLQARHMFRTATPFVLGAHTALAAVWFIKPLLPQQHIFALASGAVLAYLITIVVALAFTAGREALREAMQILHTRTAVAAPREA, encoded by the coding sequence TTGGAAACCAGTCCATTCGATCCGCCGGAAGGCTCGTTGCGCAAATCAGTTGGACGTGGCGCAGTTGTGACCGCCCTGTCGCAATCCGTGCGAGTCGCGACGCAAATCATCTCTGTCATTGTCTTGTCGCGGCTCTTGTCGCCCCAAGATTTCGGCGTCGTTGCGATGTGCGCGCCGGTGCTGGCCTTCATCGCGCTGTTTCAGGATTTCGGCCTAACCCAAGCGACGATCCAGAAGTCGGCAATCCGGCATGAGGAGGTCAATTATCTATTCTGGATCAATGTTGCCGTCAGCGCTGTCCTGGCCTGCGTTCTCGCCGGAGCAGCACCGCTGGTTGCCGGTTTCTACGGGGAACCCCGCGTCACGGGCCTGGTGGCCGCGTTCGGCCTGCAGATCATGGCCTACGGACTGGGTGCGCAGCATCTGGCGTTGCTGACACGCCGGATGCAGTTCGACCGGCTCGCCCTGATCGACGTTGCCAGCGCTATCGCGGGGCTGGCAGTATCCATTGCCTGGACGTACATCGACCGCTCATACTGGGCGCTGTTTGCCGGCACATTGACGGGCGCCGTGCTACCGACCCTCTGTTATTGGGCCAGCTCGCGCTGGCGGCCCGGCCGGCCGCGCAATGTCGCAGGGATCAGCGAGTTGATGAACTTCGGCGCTGGCGTCACGGGCTTCAACTTCGCCAATTTTTTTGCCCGCAACCTGGACAATGTACTGATCGGAAAATACTGGGGAGAGGCTCAGCTCGGCCTTTATGACCGTGCCTACAAGCTGCTCCTGTTTCCGCTCAGCCAGATCACCAATCCGTTGTCGAAGGTGATGGTGCCGGCGCTCTCAAGGCTGAAAGACGAACCGGACCGTTACCGCAGCGCATTTCTTCGCGTGATCCCGCTGATCCTGATTGTGGCGCTTCCTGGCGTCGCGTTTGCCGCGGCGATGTCGGACACTCTCATTCCGTTCGTGCTCGGTGAGCAGTGGCGCGCAAGCGCCAGCATCTTCTTCGCTCTTGGATTTGCCGGGCTCCTGCAGCCTCTCAACAACCCGTCAGGATGGCTGTTCGTCAGCCAAGGTCGCTCTGGCGACCTCATGCGCTGGGGCGTCGTCACAGCGGTGACGTCGATCATCGCCTTCCTGCTTGGCTTGCCCTATGGCGCCTTGGGTGTGGCGAGCGCCTATGCAATCAGCGAGTATCTGAGAACACCGTTCCTGTGGCTTTATGTCGGCAGGAGCGGGCCGCTGCAAGCCCGCCACATGTTCCGGACGGCTACTCCGTTCGTTCTTGGCGCCCATACGGCGCTGGCCGCAGTCTGGTTCATCAAGCCGCTGCTGCCACAGCAGCATATCTTCGCCTTGGCAAGCGGCGCCGTCCTTGCCTACCTGATTACTATTGTGGTCGCGCTGGCATTCACGGCGGGCCGCGAAGCCTTACGCGAGGCCATGCAAATCCTCCACACAAGGACGGCTGTGGCTGCACCGCGCGAGGCGTGA
- a CDS encoding IS630 family transposase (programmed frameshift), which yields MAAYSMDLRERVVAAVKTEGLSRRAAAARFGVSYSAAIAWLKRVEETGSAAPRQVGGYKPKKLSGAWRDWLIERCHDRDFTLRGLVAELGERGLRVDYRSVWEFVHAEKLSHKKKTLIAVEQDRPDIARRRMQWTKYRDRIDPTRLVFIDETWTKTNMSPLRGWAPVGQRIKAKVPHGHWKTMTFLAALRHDRVEAPWLIDGPINGERFLLYVEKVLAPTLQPGDIVIMDNLGSHKGKAVRRAIRAAGARLFFLPKYSPDLNPIEQLFSKLKHWLRKAASRTVQTVCDAIGQILNRITPTECSHYFENSGYDRN from the exons ATGGCAGCCTATTCGATGGACCTTCGCGAGCGGGTTGTAGCCGCGGTCAAGACGGAAGGGCTCTCGCGACGCGCGGCGGCGGCTCGATTTGGCGTCAGCTACAGCGCGGCCATCGCGTGGCTTAAGCGCGTCGAAGAGACTGGCAGTGCTGCGCCTCGCCAGGTCGGCGGCTACAAACCGAAGAAGCTCTCGGGAGCGTGGCGCGACTGGCTGATCGAACGCTGTCACGACAGGGACTTCACCTTGCGCGGGCTTGTGGCCGAACTTGGCGAGCGTGGCCTGAGGGTCGACTACCGTTCGGTGTGGGAGTTCGTGCATGCCGAGAAGCTCAGTCACA AAAAAAAGACGCTGATCGCCGTCGAACAGGATCGTCCCGATATCGCGCGACGGCGCATGCAGTGGACGAAGTATCGGGACCGGATTGATCCGACGCGACTGGTCTTCATCGACGAGACCTGGACCAAGACCAACATGTCGCCGCTAAGGGGCTGGGCGCCGGTTGGACAGCGCATCAAGGCCAAAGTGCCGCATGGCCACTGGAAGACCATGACCTTCCTGGCCGCGCTGCGCCACGATCGCGTCGAGGCGCCCTGGCTGATCGACGGACCTATCAACGGCGAGAGATTTCTTCTCTATGTCGAGAAGGTTCTCGCTCCGACCCTCCAGCCGGGCGACATCGTCATCATGGACAATCTCGGCTCGCACAAAGGCAAGGCGGTGCGCCGCGCCATACGCGCCGCCGGCGCCAGGCTCTTCTTCCTGCCGAAATACTCGCCCGATCTTAATCCGATCGAACAGCTCTTTTCAAAACTCAAGCACTGGCTGAGAAAGGCAGCAAGCCGCACCGTCCAAACCGTTTGCGACGCGATCGGCCAAATTCTCAACCGCATCACACCGACAGAATGCTCACACTACTTCGAAAACTCCGGATATGACCGAAACTAA
- a CDS encoding glycosyltransferase family 2 protein, whose amino-acid sequence MDMMAGRQAERGTEGRLERATRRLRHAAGWRLAMLRRTTSSLSSQATARSALFLRWKLSRPGRTHQLPGELIVSLTSYPARFSTLPLTLKCLLSQSVQADRTILWIAEEDIVSLPKSVTELQAHGLEIRSCKNSRSYKKIVPALAAFPNAFIVTADDDVYYSGRWLERMVMLAAERTIVCHRAHTVRFDEAGNLAPYHKWYFDPRAASPILFPTGVGGVLYPPGSLAPEVLDEAEFMRLCPSADDVWLFWMGRRAGSSYVMAGNGWFPIPWQGTQTSALHLTNVGQSANDEQIRSMIKRYGSPFEHSRAIGA is encoded by the coding sequence TTGGATATGATGGCCGGGCGCCAAGCGGAACGCGGCACAGAAGGCCGTCTTGAACGAGCAACAAGGCGTCTGCGCCATGCTGCCGGCTGGCGACTTGCGATGCTTCGCCGGACCACGTCGAGTCTTTCCTCGCAGGCGACGGCACGCTCCGCGCTTTTCCTCAGGTGGAAACTGTCGCGGCCAGGCCGAACGCATCAACTCCCGGGAGAATTGATCGTCTCCCTGACGTCCTATCCAGCACGATTTTCGACACTCCCGTTGACGCTGAAGTGCCTCTTGTCTCAATCGGTCCAGGCGGACAGGACGATCCTATGGATCGCCGAGGAGGATATCGTGTCACTGCCAAAATCAGTCACGGAACTCCAAGCTCACGGACTGGAAATACGCTCCTGCAAAAACAGTAGATCGTATAAGAAAATTGTTCCGGCGCTGGCTGCCTTTCCGAATGCCTTCATCGTGACTGCCGACGACGACGTCTACTATTCCGGTCGTTGGCTGGAGCGGATGGTTATGCTAGCGGCTGAAAGGACGATCGTCTGCCATCGGGCCCATACGGTCAGGTTCGACGAAGCCGGCAATCTCGCACCTTACCACAAATGGTATTTTGACCCCAGGGCCGCCTCTCCGATCCTGTTTCCGACCGGTGTGGGTGGCGTGCTCTACCCGCCCGGTTCACTAGCGCCGGAAGTTCTGGATGAAGCAGAATTTATGCGGCTCTGTCCAAGCGCCGACGATGTCTGGCTGTTCTGGATGGGACGCAGGGCAGGAAGTTCGTACGTGATGGCTGGAAACGGATGGTTCCCCATCCCATGGCAGGGGACGCAGACCTCGGCTCTCCATCTCACGAATGTGGGGCAGAGCGCCAATGACGAGCAGATCAGGAGCATGATCAAGCGGTACGGCAGTCCATTCGAGCATTCTAGAGCAATTGGTGCGTAG
- a CDS encoding acyltransferase family protein yields the protein MAEKHKFVMLDGLRGIAAIAVVLFHRRWWFADDGGFLQHAPLAVDFFFLLSGFVIAYAYEPKLIAGMSLRRFLIKRLIRLYPLIILGAFLGGAFILLKEIRNEGRIADTIEITLFGIAAIPMPFPNSIANQPFYADQPLWSIFFELLVNIGFAAFLYRLTNSSLKLIVVFTAVVYLIAVAVKGDFGLIGNQYGPYGWMLLAGLPRTACSFFLGVIIFRRLGDSWISRVRAPAWTLPVILIAIFAVPDLGNIGNTIMAALSVLIVFPLIVITGANAQLDGVGAKIAAISGAVSFPIYVLHEPMYAWSDPLMYRLGLFDQVVPSVLSCAHVFGIAVFSLIVYKIYDIPIRRFLTSTFDTSKQATPACDGSLHDRA from the coding sequence ATGGCAGAAAAACACAAGTTTGTAATGTTGGATGGCCTCAGAGGCATCGCGGCGATCGCTGTCGTTCTGTTCCATCGGCGCTGGTGGTTCGCGGACGATGGTGGCTTTCTGCAACACGCACCTTTGGCGGTGGATTTCTTTTTTCTCCTGAGCGGGTTTGTGATCGCCTACGCCTATGAGCCCAAACTGATCGCTGGAATGAGCCTCCGCCGGTTTTTGATAAAACGCCTGATAAGGCTGTATCCTCTGATAATCCTCGGGGCGTTCCTCGGTGGTGCGTTCATTTTGTTGAAGGAAATAAGAAATGAAGGCAGAATAGCGGACACGATAGAGATCACATTGTTCGGCATAGCAGCAATTCCGATGCCGTTTCCAAACTCCATAGCCAACCAGCCATTTTATGCCGATCAGCCTCTGTGGTCGATATTCTTTGAGCTTTTGGTGAATATAGGGTTCGCTGCTTTTCTATATAGGCTCACAAACAGTTCATTGAAACTAATTGTAGTTTTTACTGCAGTGGTCTACCTGATCGCGGTTGCTGTAAAAGGGGATTTCGGTCTCATCGGAAACCAATATGGTCCGTACGGATGGATGCTTCTGGCCGGTTTACCCCGCACCGCATGTTCGTTTTTTCTCGGCGTCATCATCTTTCGGCGCTTGGGGGACAGCTGGATAAGTCGCGTAAGGGCGCCAGCATGGACCCTTCCAGTGATCTTGATAGCGATTTTTGCCGTGCCGGATTTGGGAAATATTGGAAATACAATCATGGCTGCTTTGTCTGTCCTGATTGTTTTCCCGCTAATTGTGATTACAGGAGCCAACGCGCAGCTGGATGGGGTTGGGGCGAAAATCGCCGCGATTTCAGGCGCGGTATCTTTCCCTATATACGTACTGCATGAGCCAATGTATGCTTGGTCGGATCCGCTTATGTACAGACTTGGCCTGTTTGATCAAGTAGTTCCCTCCGTGTTGTCTTGCGCGCATGTATTTGGAATTGCGGTTTTTTCTCTCATAGTGTACAAGATTTACGATATCCCGATACGCCGTTTCCTTACGAGTACTTTCGATACCTCCAAACAAGCTACTCCCGCCTGCGATGGGAGTCTTCATGATCGTGCGTGA
- a CDS encoding glycosyltransferase gives MKVLFAGGNGYTPEFSGGVQSSTHHLAEQLIEHGHEAAVLAALFGDGVFGFKARAKMKLLRQPAVVDSFPGYPVVRAWFPWEVASFAVNRMRPDVAVVQCHKSVPLGKALQTEGVPLVVYLRNVEFHELGGDLRDLDSALYIANSEFTARTYAKEFGIEAAVIPPTINPMHYSTPTTGQFVTLINPYEEKGFELAVRIAGACPEIPFLFVESWKLEEDHRARIEETIAPLGNVTLESRTTDMKTVYGRTRILLAPSKWEEAWGRVASEAHCCGIPVVGSRRGGLPEAIGPGGAVLDYDAPVADWVAAVRLLWNDNQEYDRISGLARSFAARPELDPDRQFVTFFSILDRAVRQGARQAA, from the coding sequence ATGAAAGTTCTTTTTGCAGGCGGCAATGGCTACACGCCTGAATTCAGCGGCGGCGTTCAGTCGAGCACCCATCATCTGGCCGAACAACTGATCGAGCACGGGCATGAGGCCGCGGTGCTTGCCGCCCTCTTCGGAGATGGTGTCTTCGGTTTCAAGGCGCGCGCCAAAATGAAGCTCTTGCGCCAGCCCGCGGTCGTCGACAGTTTTCCCGGCTATCCGGTGGTGCGGGCATGGTTTCCCTGGGAAGTCGCCAGTTTTGCGGTTAACCGGATGAGGCCGGACGTAGCGGTTGTCCAGTGTCATAAATCGGTTCCGCTCGGCAAGGCGCTGCAGACCGAGGGCGTGCCGCTCGTCGTCTATCTCAGGAATGTCGAATTTCATGAGTTGGGCGGTGACCTGCGCGACCTGGACTCGGCGCTCTACATCGCCAATTCGGAGTTTACCGCGCGCACCTACGCCAAGGAGTTCGGTATTGAGGCGGCGGTAATTCCGCCGACCATCAACCCGATGCACTACAGCACGCCGACCACGGGCCAGTTCGTCACGCTAATCAATCCCTACGAGGAAAAGGGCTTTGAGCTCGCGGTACGCATAGCGGGCGCTTGCCCCGAAATCCCGTTCCTGTTCGTCGAGAGTTGGAAGCTGGAAGAGGATCATCGGGCGCGCATCGAGGAAACGATCGCACCGCTTGGCAATGTGACGCTGGAGAGCCGGACCACCGACATGAAGACTGTCTATGGCCGCACCAGAATCCTGCTGGCACCCAGCAAATGGGAAGAAGCCTGGGGGCGAGTGGCATCGGAGGCCCATTGCTGCGGCATTCCTGTCGTTGGCTCGCGGCGTGGCGGCCTGCCCGAAGCGATCGGGCCTGGCGGCGCGGTGCTGGACTATGACGCCCCGGTCGCCGACTGGGTCGCGGCTGTCAGGCTTCTGTGGAACGACAACCAGGAATATGATCGGATCTCAGGCCTCGCGCGCAGCTTCGCAGCGCGTCCGGAACTCGATCCGGACCGTCAGTTCGTTACTTTCTTCTCGATATTGGACAGGGCAGTGCGGCAGGGCGCACGGCAAGCTGCTTAG
- a CDS encoding UDP-glucose dehydrogenase family protein, giving the protein MNLTVFGIGYVGLVQAAVLAEVGHQVVCVDIDASKVERLNQGFVPIFEPGLESIVRENHAAGRIKFTTDAAAAVRHGEIQMIAVGTPPGEDGSADLKYVLAVAETIGREMDTAKIVVGKSTVPVGTCEKVKARIAETLKKRGREDLSFDVASNPEFLKEGSAVADCMKPDRIIVGTDSEDTEAVMRELYAPFNRNHEKMIVMDVRSAEFTKYAANCMLATKISFMNEMANLAEQLGADIEEVRKGIGSDPRIGYHFIYPGLGYGGSCFPKDVRALIKTAEGVKFDAKLLRAVEERNNDQKSVLFDKVHRYFKGNLEGKTFALWGLAFKPNTDDMREAPARVLMEALWNAGATVQAYDPEAMQECQAVYGLRDDLMLCGTKEAALRGADALLIATEWKSFRAPSFDALKDALTTPVIFDGRNLYDPKVVARHGIEYHSIGRMAA; this is encoded by the coding sequence ATGAACTTGACGGTGTTTGGAATTGGCTATGTCGGCCTCGTGCAGGCGGCGGTGCTTGCCGAAGTTGGCCACCAGGTTGTCTGCGTCGATATCGACGCAAGCAAGGTGGAGCGGCTCAATCAGGGCTTTGTCCCGATCTTCGAGCCAGGCCTTGAAAGCATCGTCAGGGAGAATCACGCCGCTGGCCGCATCAAGTTCACCACCGATGCGGCGGCTGCCGTCAGGCATGGCGAAATCCAGATGATCGCGGTCGGTACGCCGCCCGGCGAGGACGGTTCGGCCGACCTCAAATATGTGCTGGCGGTCGCCGAGACCATCGGCCGCGAGATGGATACCGCCAAGATCGTCGTCGGCAAGTCGACAGTGCCGGTCGGCACCTGCGAAAAGGTGAAGGCCAGGATCGCCGAGACGCTGAAGAAGCGGGGGCGCGAGGATTTGAGCTTCGACGTCGCCTCCAATCCAGAATTCCTCAAGGAGGGCTCCGCCGTCGCCGACTGCATGAAGCCGGATCGCATCATCGTCGGCACCGACAGCGAGGACACCGAGGCGGTGATGCGCGAACTCTACGCGCCCTTCAATCGCAACCACGAGAAGATGATCGTGATGGACGTGCGCAGCGCCGAATTCACGAAATACGCCGCCAATTGCATGCTGGCGACCAAGATCAGCTTCATGAACGAGATGGCGAACCTTGCCGAGCAGCTCGGCGCGGACATCGAGGAGGTGCGCAAAGGCATCGGCAGCGATCCGCGCATCGGCTACCATTTCATCTATCCGGGTCTCGGCTATGGCGGCTCGTGCTTTCCCAAGGATGTTCGCGCCCTGATCAAGACCGCCGAGGGCGTCAAATTCGACGCCAAGCTGCTGCGCGCCGTCGAGGAGCGCAACAATGACCAGAAATCCGTCCTGTTCGACAAGGTGCATCGCTATTTCAAGGGCAACCTCGAGGGCAAGACCTTCGCGCTGTGGGGCCTGGCCTTCAAGCCCAACACCGACGACATGCGCGAGGCGCCCGCGCGTGTCCTGATGGAAGCGCTCTGGAACGCCGGCGCGACCGTGCAGGCCTATGACCCCGAGGCCATGCAGGAATGCCAGGCCGTCTATGGGCTGCGCGACGACTTGATGCTGTGCGGCACCAAGGAAGCGGCATTGCGCGGCGCCGATGCGCTGCTGATCGCCACCGAATGGAAGAGTTTCCGCGCACCGTCCTTCGATGCGCTGAAGGATGCACTGACCACGCCGGTCATCTTCGATGGCCGCAACCTCTACGATCCCAAGGTCGTGGCGCGCCACGGCATCGAATATCACTCGATCGGCAGAATGGCGGCATGA
- a CDS encoding family 16 glycosylhydrolase: MNSDPKIMSTTAIDAALHFGWRSGLAVALLLAVFGSLPATPSHAQDIQSSPSFVDDFKSFDHERWYVSDGWTNGSHQNCTWSKGLVELSDGVLSLGFAKQKTKDREFACGEIQTKQRFGYGTYEARMKTDTGPGLNAAFFSYIGPSDKQPWDEIDFEILTKDTSKVQVNAYIAGKGKNEKLVDVPGGTDSAFNDYAFVWEKDSLRWYLNGQLVNTITDPAKLPSHAQKIFFSLWGSDTMKGWMGAFADPGRKLSLQVERVAFTALGQPCQFPESLVCSVKELGKTN, from the coding sequence ATGAATTCGGATCCCAAAATCATGTCCACGACAGCAATCGACGCCGCCCTGCATTTCGGCTGGCGGTCCGGCCTGGCGGTCGCTTTGCTGCTTGCCGTTTTTGGCAGCCTGCCGGCAACCCCGTCTCATGCGCAGGATATCCAGTCCTCGCCCTCCTTCGTCGACGATTTCAAGAGTTTCGACCATGAGCGCTGGTACGTTTCGGACGGCTGGACAAACGGCAGCCATCAGAATTGCACCTGGTCGAAAGGCCTGGTCGAGCTTTCCGATGGCGTTCTTTCGCTGGGTTTCGCGAAGCAGAAGACCAAGGATCGTGAGTTCGCCTGCGGCGAGATCCAGACCAAGCAGCGCTTCGGCTATGGGACCTATGAGGCTCGGATGAAAACCGATACGGGCCCCGGCCTCAACGCGGCTTTCTTCTCCTATATCGGCCCGTCCGACAAGCAGCCCTGGGACGAGATCGATTTTGAGATCCTCACCAAGGACACGTCCAAGGTGCAGGTCAACGCCTACATCGCCGGCAAGGGCAAGAACGAGAAGCTGGTCGACGTGCCCGGAGGCACCGACAGTGCCTTCAACGACTACGCCTTCGTCTGGGAGAAGGATAGTCTGCGCTGGTACCTCAACGGTCAGCTGGTGAACACCATTACCGATCCTGCGAAGCTGCCCAGCCATGCTCAGAAGATTTTCTTCAGCCTTTGGGGCAGCGACACGATGAAGGGCTGGATGGGGGCGTTTGCCGATCCGGGCCGCAAGCTTTCGCTGCAGGTCGAGCGTGTTGCCTTCACCGCGCTCGGTCAGCCCTGCCAGTTTCCGGAATCGCTGGTATGCAGCGTAAAAGAGTTGGGAAAGACGAATTGA
- a CDS encoding glycosyltransferase family 2 protein — protein sequence MSMTKSEVCVIIAAKNAARTIAVAIASALREPEVAEVVVVDDGSTDTTAEVARSANDGSGRLTVMRLDVNRGPSFARNAAIAGSRAPFVSILDADDFFLEGRFRNLFAGADWDFAADNIMLIRDDATGDATKIVAPDFAADPEFLDLERFVEGNISRRRVQRGELGFLKPVISRAFLDRHGLRYDESLRLGEDYELYARAVAHGARFKVIRSCGYGAIVRADSLSGRHKTQDLKRLADADLALLAIDSLPEGSKAVLRRHERHVRDKYRLRNFLDVKAERGLASAAAYAFASQSNLVPIVQGVASDKLEALFRNIGLVSRNKRVPPLRFLMAGTSAGKAR from the coding sequence ATGTCGATGACGAAATCCGAGGTTTGCGTGATCATCGCGGCCAAAAACGCGGCGCGCACGATCGCGGTTGCCATCGCATCCGCGCTGCGCGAACCGGAAGTGGCGGAGGTCGTCGTCGTCGACGATGGCTCTACAGACACGACCGCCGAGGTCGCCCGCTCCGCAAACGATGGCAGCGGCCGGCTTACAGTCATGCGCCTCGACGTCAATCGCGGCCCATCCTTTGCCCGCAATGCCGCGATCGCCGGCTCACGAGCACCGTTCGTCAGCATTCTGGACGCCGACGATTTCTTCCTCGAGGGCCGGTTTCGCAACCTGTTTGCCGGCGCCGACTGGGATTTCGCCGCCGACAACATCATGCTCATCAGGGATGACGCGACCGGCGACGCGACCAAGATCGTCGCCCCGGATTTTGCCGCCGATCCGGAATTCCTCGATCTCGAACGGTTCGTGGAAGGCAACATTTCCAGGCGCCGCGTGCAAAGAGGCGAACTCGGCTTCCTTAAGCCCGTGATCAGCCGCGCCTTCCTCGACCGCCACGGATTGCGCTACGACGAAAGCCTGCGACTGGGTGAGGACTATGAGCTTTACGCGCGGGCGGTTGCCCACGGGGCACGGTTCAAGGTCATCCGTTCCTGCGGTTACGGCGCCATCGTGCGTGCCGATTCGCTCAGCGGCCGCCACAAGACGCAGGACCTGAAGCGGCTGGCCGATGCAGATCTGGCGCTGCTGGCCATCGACAGCCTGCCGGAAGGGTCCAAGGCGGTGCTGCGGCGGCACGAGAGGCATGTGCGCGACAAATACCGGCTGCGCAATTTCCTCGATGTGAAGGCCGAGCGGGGCCTCGCTTCCGCAGCGGCCTACGCCTTCGCAAGCCAATCCAACCTCGTTCCCATCGTCCAGGGCGTGGCATCCGACAAGCTCGAGGCGTTGTTTCGCAATATTGGCCTCGTGTCCAGGAACAAGCGCGTGCCACCGCTGCGTTTCCTGATGGCCGGAACCAGCGCGGGCAAGGCACGGTAA